One Sagittula stellata E-37 genomic window carries:
- a CDS encoding hybrid sensor histidine kinase/response regulator, protein MDLADRLAEERRARLAAERLLELKQKELFEANKRLGDHALKLSHEIRETRHEVAEVRSQHKRVVQELGQATEKIEVVTEQLWSAMETIRDGFAMFDEERRLELANPAYLSVFEGLDHIAPGVPYPDILATFAEEGLIDLQGEDPKGWQLRMLARWEQDPIPNTTLRLWNGRFVKVRERHLPDGGIVSLTVDITDLMRMWSAVEELPDGFVIYDAEDRLLMCNQPYRDYYKASAPAMVPGTTFEDILRYGLKNGQYAEAVGREEEWLEDRLTKHRFAELEHEQQLDDGRWLRIYERETTDGGRVGLRVDITQIKEDQQRLKEATIRAEAANRAKSAFLANMSHEIRTPMNGVVGMADLLRETELNDEQKLYADTIRSSGEALLVIINDILDYSKIEAEKLVLNPEPFDLERAIHDVVMLLQPTARDKDITLLVDYDMFLPTHFVGDPGRVRQILTNLVGNAVKFTVQGYVLVRVVGVMEDGGSTAVHITVEDTGIGIPADKVEHVFGEFNQVEDERNRKFEGTGLGLAITRRLVELMGGEVWVESEPGRGSFFGLRIMLRTDEHPAYETAQLPRHLKRILVVDDHGPNRSILTKQLAMLGLEITYCTTGSEAIDAFSDAHDLLMAENDLPDMTGAELARQLQRGHPGLPVILFADHPSHLPEGIADSVLAVLQRPVPRRALFDALEKVHQMPPRSARPASPLRVEQETVAPPLLDILVAEDNKTNQLVMRKMTKDFPVALRFANNGVEAVDAFRDQRPDLIFMDISMPRMDGKQATREIRRLEDGAPPVPIVAVTAHAMDGDRESILEAGLTDYLTKPLRKSELAAMIDTYAPRRATRDAAE, encoded by the coding sequence ATGGATCTGGCGGATCGTCTGGCCGAAGAAAGGCGCGCGCGTCTGGCCGCGGAACGCCTGCTCGAGCTGAAACAGAAGGAGCTGTTCGAAGCGAACAAGCGCCTTGGCGATCATGCCCTCAAGCTCAGCCACGAAATCCGCGAAACCCGGCACGAGGTGGCAGAGGTCCGCAGCCAGCACAAGCGCGTGGTGCAGGAGCTGGGTCAGGCCACGGAAAAGATCGAGGTCGTCACCGAACAGCTCTGGTCCGCGATGGAGACGATTCGCGACGGCTTTGCGATGTTCGACGAAGAGCGGCGGCTTGAGCTGGCAAACCCGGCCTACCTCTCCGTTTTCGAAGGTCTCGACCACATCGCGCCGGGCGTGCCCTATCCCGATATTCTGGCCACCTTCGCCGAAGAAGGGCTGATCGACCTGCAGGGCGAGGACCCGAAAGGCTGGCAGTTGAGGATGCTGGCCCGGTGGGAACAGGACCCGATCCCGAACACGACGCTCAGGCTGTGGAACGGGCGTTTCGTGAAGGTCCGGGAACGGCACCTTCCCGACGGCGGCATCGTCTCTCTGACGGTCGACATCACCGACCTGATGCGCATGTGGTCCGCGGTTGAGGAACTGCCAGACGGTTTCGTGATCTACGATGCCGAGGACCGGCTGCTGATGTGCAACCAGCCCTACCGCGACTACTACAAGGCCAGCGCCCCCGCGATGGTCCCCGGCACCACCTTCGAGGATATCCTGCGCTACGGTCTGAAAAACGGCCAGTACGCCGAAGCGGTCGGACGGGAGGAGGAGTGGCTGGAAGACCGGTTGACCAAACACCGCTTCGCCGAGCTGGAACATGAGCAGCAACTGGACGACGGGCGCTGGCTCCGCATCTACGAACGGGAAACCACCGATGGCGGGCGCGTCGGCCTGCGCGTCGACATCACCCAGATCAAGGAAGACCAGCAGCGCCTGAAAGAGGCGACGATCCGGGCAGAGGCCGCCAATCGCGCCAAGTCCGCCTTTCTCGCCAACATGAGCCACGAGATCAGGACCCCGATGAACGGCGTCGTCGGCATGGCCGACCTCCTGCGTGAAACCGAACTCAACGACGAGCAGAAGCTTTACGCCGATACCATCCGCTCCTCCGGAGAGGCACTGCTGGTCATCATCAACGACATCCTCGACTATTCGAAGATCGAGGCCGAAAAGCTGGTGCTGAACCCCGAACCATTCGATCTGGAGCGTGCGATCCACGATGTCGTGATGCTGCTCCAGCCCACGGCGCGCGACAAGGACATCACGCTGCTCGTCGACTACGACATGTTCCTGCCCACACATTTCGTCGGCGACCCGGGCCGCGTCCGGCAAATCCTCACCAACCTCGTGGGCAACGCGGTAAAGTTCACCGTACAGGGCTACGTTCTGGTCCGCGTCGTCGGCGTGATGGAGGACGGGGGAAGCACCGCGGTCCACATCACGGTGGAGGACACCGGCATCGGCATCCCCGCCGACAAGGTCGAGCACGTCTTTGGCGAATTCAACCAGGTCGAGGACGAGCGTAACCGCAAATTCGAAGGCACCGGGCTGGGGCTGGCCATCACCCGCCGCCTGGTCGAGCTGATGGGCGGAGAGGTCTGGGTGGAGTCCGAGCCGGGCCGGGGCAGCTTCTTCGGCCTGCGCATCATGCTCAGGACCGACGAACACCCGGCCTACGAGACGGCGCAACTGCCCCGCCACCTGAAACGCATCCTGGTGGTGGACGACCACGGCCCCAACCGCTCCATCCTGACCAAGCAACTGGCCATGCTGGGGCTCGAAATCACCTACTGCACCACAGGGTCCGAGGCGATCGACGCATTTTCGGACGCACATGACCTGTTGATGGCGGAAAACGATCTGCCCGACATGACCGGCGCCGAACTGGCCCGGCAGCTTCAGCGCGGACACCCGGGCCTGCCGGTGATCCTGTTTGCCGACCACCCCAGCCACCTGCCCGAAGGCATCGCCGACAGCGTCCTCGCCGTCCTGCAAAGACCCGTGCCACGCCGCGCGCTTTTCGACGCGCTGGAAAAGGTGCACCAGATGCCGCCCCGGTCCGCGCGCCCGGCCTCGCCGCTCCGGGTCGAGCAAGAAACGGTCGCCCCGCCGCTGCTCGACATTCTGGTCGCGGAGGACAACAAGACCAACCAGCTTGTCATGCGCAAGATGACAAAGGACTTCCCGGTCGCCCTCCGCTTCGCCAACAACGGGGTGGAGGCCGTCGATGCCTTCCGCGACCAGCGACCCGACCTGATCTTCATGGACATTTCCATGCCCCGGATGGACGGCAAGCAGGCCACCCGCGAAATCCGCAGGCTGGAGGACGGCGCCCCCCCTGTGCCCATCGTCGCCGTCACCGCCCACGCCATGGACGGCGACCGGGAAAGCATCCTGGAGGCCGGGCTGACGGACTACCTCACCAAACCGCTCCGCAAGTCCGAACTGGCCGCGATGATCGACACCTATGCGCCGCGCCGCGCCACACGCGACGCGGCGGAGTAG
- the yaaA gene encoding peroxide stress protein YaaA, with amino-acid sequence MLVTISPAKRLDWTERSVAMTEPKFEADAQRLAKTARNLTLRDLKGLMDLSDDLAKLNRDRFRAFTDTPGPEDLRPAALAFAGDTYMGLEAGSLDPEELDWAQDHLRILSGLYGVLRPLDGIQAYRLEMGSRLKTRRGSNLYDYWRDQIAKNLRAEAEALGTDTLVNCASQEYFGAVPEKALGLRVVTPQFMEMKPGGPKIVSFFAKRARGAMARFIVQRRLTDPAGIVDFDLGGYRFRPDMSEQDRPVFVRSEDAAAA; translated from the coding sequence ATGCTTGTGACGATATCACCGGCCAAGCGGCTGGACTGGACGGAGCGCTCGGTCGCGATGACCGAACCGAAGTTCGAGGCGGACGCGCAGCGGCTGGCGAAGACCGCGCGCAACCTGACGCTGCGCGATCTCAAGGGGTTGATGGACCTGTCGGACGACCTTGCGAAGCTGAACCGGGACCGGTTCCGCGCGTTCACCGACACGCCCGGGCCGGAAGATCTGAGGCCCGCCGCCCTCGCCTTTGCCGGCGATACCTACATGGGGCTGGAGGCCGGATCGCTCGATCCAGAGGAACTGGACTGGGCGCAGGACCACTTGCGGATCCTGTCCGGCCTTTACGGGGTGTTGCGGCCGCTCGACGGGATACAGGCCTACCGGCTGGAAATGGGATCGCGACTGAAGACGCGGCGCGGATCGAACCTTTACGATTACTGGCGGGACCAGATTGCGAAGAACCTGCGCGCCGAAGCCGAGGCGCTGGGCACCGACACGCTGGTGAATTGTGCCAGCCAGGAGTATTTCGGCGCGGTGCCGGAGAAGGCGCTTGGGCTGCGGGTCGTCACGCCGCAGTTCATGGAGATGAAGCCCGGCGGCCCGAAGATCGTCAGCTTCTTCGCCAAGCGGGCGCGGGGCGCCATGGCGCGTTTCATCGTCCAGCGGCGGCTGACCGATCCGGCGGGAATCGTCGATTTCGACCTTGGCGGCTATCGCTTCAGGCCAGACATGTCGGAACAGGACCGCCCGGTGTTCGTGCGCAGCGAAGACGCGGCAGCGGCCTGA
- the recQ gene encoding DNA helicase RecQ, with product MPRDTDGPSVQGLLKDIFGFDAFRPGQGEIVEAVAAGENVLAIMPTGGGKSLCFQLPALVRPGVTVVISPLIALMRDQVRGLREAGVAAGALTSGNTQDETDAVWDMLHAGELKLLYLAPERLASAGTQRMLAQAGVSLIAVDEAHCVSQWGHDFRPDYLRIGELRRALGVPLAAFTATADVETQEEMVSRLFDGAAPRTFLRGFDRPNIHLAFQPKDGPRAQVLAFGGARRGQSGIVYCGTRAKTEGIARALREDGHSACHYHGGMEADDRRHVEERFAREDGLIVCATVAFGMGVDKPDIRWVAHADLPKSIESYYQEIGRAGRDGAPAETMTLYGPEDIRLRRTQIDEGMAPPERRAADHGRLNALLGLAEALGCRRQALLAYFGETAEPCGNCDLCDTPPEVFDGTEAVRKALSAALRTQESFGAGHLIDILTGRDTDKVTQRGHDKLPTFGVGKDLSKGQWQAVFRQMMGRDLIRPDAERHGALVMTDRALPILRGEERVSLRKDVLSKAADRRPAVKALVSEEHAPMFSALKAKRTALAREAQVPPYMIFPDRTLIEMAENRPATLDQMAAINGVGAKKLESYGRAFLEVLTGAAEEVHPVRLRVAARGAGSVYDALLECQARLVRGEDGTEKPLSCTASSLAKLAEARPDSEAGIERLLGDKRAERFGAAFLDVLRAVD from the coding sequence ATGCCCCGCGACACCGACGGCCCCTCCGTTCAGGGGCTTTTGAAGGACATTTTCGGCTTTGACGCCTTTCGCCCCGGACAGGGCGAGATCGTGGAGGCCGTTGCGGCGGGCGAGAACGTGCTGGCCATCATGCCGACGGGTGGCGGCAAGTCGCTGTGTTTCCAGTTGCCTGCGCTGGTGCGGCCCGGGGTGACGGTGGTGATCTCTCCGCTGATTGCGCTGATGCGGGACCAGGTGCGCGGTTTGCGGGAGGCCGGTGTTGCCGCCGGAGCGCTGACCTCGGGCAACACGCAGGACGAGACCGATGCGGTCTGGGACATGCTGCATGCCGGCGAACTGAAGCTATTGTACCTGGCGCCGGAGCGGCTGGCGAGCGCGGGCACACAGCGCATGCTGGCTCAGGCGGGCGTGTCGCTGATCGCCGTGGACGAGGCGCATTGCGTCAGCCAGTGGGGCCACGATTTCCGTCCCGACTACCTGCGGATCGGCGAATTGCGGCGCGCCCTTGGCGTGCCGCTGGCGGCGTTCACCGCGACGGCGGATGTCGAGACGCAGGAGGAGATGGTGAGCCGCCTGTTCGACGGCGCCGCGCCCAGGACCTTCCTGCGCGGTTTCGACCGGCCGAACATTCATCTGGCCTTCCAGCCTAAGGACGGGCCGCGGGCGCAGGTTCTGGCGTTCGGGGGCGCGCGGCGCGGGCAGTCGGGCATCGTCTACTGCGGGACGCGGGCCAAGACCGAGGGCATCGCCCGGGCGCTGCGCGAGGACGGCCATTCGGCCTGTCACTACCACGGCGGCATGGAGGCGGACGACCGACGCCATGTGGAGGAGCGCTTTGCCCGGGAGGACGGGTTGATCGTCTGCGCGACGGTGGCTTTCGGGATGGGTGTCGACAAGCCGGATATCCGTTGGGTGGCGCATGCGGATCTGCCGAAATCGATAGAGTCCTATTATCAGGAGATCGGGCGTGCCGGACGGGATGGGGCGCCGGCGGAGACGATGACGCTGTACGGGCCGGAGGACATCCGGCTGCGGCGCACGCAGATCGACGAGGGCATGGCCCCGCCGGAGCGGCGCGCGGCGGACCACGGGAGGCTGAACGCGCTTCTGGGGCTGGCGGAGGCGCTGGGGTGCCGGCGGCAGGCGCTGCTGGCGTATTTCGGCGAAACGGCCGAGCCTTGCGGCAACTGCGATCTGTGCGACACGCCGCCCGAGGTCTTCGACGGGACGGAGGCGGTGCGCAAAGCGCTGTCCGCCGCGCTCAGGACGCAGGAGAGTTTCGGCGCGGGGCACCTGATCGACATCCTGACGGGCCGCGACACCGACAAGGTCACGCAGCGCGGTCATGACAAGCTGCCGACCTTCGGCGTCGGCAAGGACCTGTCCAAAGGTCAGTGGCAAGCGGTGTTCCGGCAGATGATGGGCCGCGACCTGATCCGCCCGGATGCGGAGCGGCACGGCGCGCTGGTGATGACCGACCGGGCCTTGCCGATCCTGCGCGGCGAGGAGCGGGTTTCCCTGCGCAAGGACGTGCTGAGCAAGGCGGCGGACCGGCGTCCGGCGGTGAAGGCGCTGGTGTCTGAGGAACACGCGCCGATGTTCTCGGCGCTGAAGGCGAAGCGGACGGCTCTGGCGCGCGAGGCACAGGTGCCGCCCTACATGATCTTCCCGGACCGGACCCTGATCGAGATGGCGGAGAACCGGCCCGCCACGCTGGACCAGATGGCGGCGATCAACGGGGTTGGCGCGAAGAAGCTGGAGAGCTATGGGCGCGCCTTTCTTGAGGTGCTGACCGGTGCCGCCGAGGAGGTGCACCCCGTGCGATTGCGGGTTGCGGCGCGCGGGGCGGGGTCGGTCTACGATGCGCTGCTGGAATGCCAGGCGCGGCTGGTGCGGGGAGAGGACGGAACGGAGAAACCGCTGTCCTGCACGGCGTCGTCGCTTGCGAAACTGGCGGAGGCGCGTCCCGACAGCGAGGCCGGGATCGAACGTCTTCTGGGCGACAAGCGAGCGGAACGGTTCGGCGCCGCGTTTCTGGACGTGTTGCGCGCCGTGGACTAA
- a CDS encoding YggT family protein, giving the protein MTSLFQILLLIIGIVKFIIIAHVIMSWLINFQILNLRQPLVASIWDGLNRLLEPVYGRIRSFLPQMGGLDLAPLIAFVAVIAIEIILRNNAAAFF; this is encoded by the coding sequence ATGACATCTCTTTTCCAGATCCTGCTGCTGATCATCGGCATCGTGAAGTTCATCATCATCGCCCATGTCATCATGAGCTGGCTGATCAACTTCCAGATCCTGAACCTGCGGCAGCCGCTGGTGGCGTCGATCTGGGACGGGCTTAACCGCCTGCTGGAGCCGGTCTACGGCCGCATCCGGTCGTTCCTGCCGCAGATGGGCGGGCTGGACCTTGCCCCGCTGATCGCCTTCGTGGCGGTGATCGCCATCGAGATCATCCTGCGCAACAACGCCGCCGCCTTCTTCTGA
- a CDS encoding acyl-CoA thioesterase, which translates to MYPFIRLFKDMARARRAPRMGFFDTHISHHLCMPWDLDMWNELNNGRTLTLYDLGRIPMAERMGLLDVLKRERWGLTVAGSVVRYRRRVRGFDRIEMQTRVLGWDRRFTYIEQSMWNARDECTSQLVVRTALTDRNGIVTTDRVATAIGVDMSEAPVLPDWVARWIEAEDMRPWPPHRTVPA; encoded by the coding sequence ATGTATCCCTTCATCCGCCTCTTCAAGGACATGGCCCGCGCGCGCAGGGCGCCGCGCATGGGCTTTTTCGACACCCACATCTCGCACCACCTCTGCATGCCGTGGGATCTCGACATGTGGAACGAGCTGAACAACGGCCGCACCCTGACGCTCTACGATCTCGGGCGCATACCCATGGCCGAACGCATGGGGCTGCTCGACGTGCTCAAGCGCGAAAGATGGGGCCTGACGGTCGCCGGATCGGTCGTGCGGTATCGCCGGCGCGTACGCGGCTTCGACCGGATCGAGATGCAGACCCGCGTTCTGGGCTGGGACCGCCGCTTCACCTACATCGAACAAAGCATGTGGAACGCGCGCGACGAATGCACCTCGCAGCTTGTGGTCCGCACCGCCCTGACCGACCGCAACGGCATCGTCACGACCGATCGCGTGGCGACGGCCATCGGTGTCGACATGTCCGAAGCGCCCGTCCTGCCCGACTGGGTCGCCCGGTGGATCGAGGCCGAGGACATGCGCCCCTGGCCGCCACACAGGACCGTGCCCGCGTAG
- a CDS encoding MFS transporter, with translation MQDTISRKRIWGWMFFDWAQQPYATLGLTFVFAPYFATVAAGWYMAQGFEDQAARASAQGLWSSAQTMAGLVIAISAPVLGAWADTSGRKMPWIYGFTTLAVVMASMLWILMPDGGGLIFALTAFWIGFIASESAFNLNNALLPSLGTPQQIGRISGTATAFGYWGGVASLFIVLLFFAENDSGKTLIGLAPAFGLDPEWREGTRFTGPFIALWFGLFMIPYFIWNREPRVPKNPDATVGLMLKDLKRSIVNISRRRSCASFLVSSMFYRDALTALYSYGGIYATLVLDWSIIQIGVFGIIAAIAAAVISWLGGIADERVGPKPVIRWCIWSLIVVCTIIVGMSRDHLFMIPLPPGSAVPDVVFFICGAVIGGAGGALYSASRSLMVRHTDPARPAEAFGLFALTGKATAFLAPALITVSTLWTQSNQLGFLPVIFLFLLGLALLVWVKPEGDTP, from the coding sequence ATGCAGGACACCATCAGCAGGAAACGCATCTGGGGCTGGATGTTCTTCGACTGGGCGCAGCAACCCTACGCGACGCTCGGCCTCACCTTCGTCTTCGCCCCCTATTTCGCGACGGTCGCCGCAGGCTGGTACATGGCGCAAGGATTCGAGGATCAGGCCGCGCGCGCCTCGGCGCAGGGGCTCTGGTCCTCCGCCCAGACCATGGCCGGGCTGGTCATCGCCATCTCCGCCCCGGTCCTCGGCGCCTGGGCCGACACCTCGGGGCGCAAGATGCCGTGGATCTACGGCTTCACCACGCTGGCCGTGGTCATGGCCTCCATGCTGTGGATCCTGATGCCGGACGGCGGCGGGCTTATCTTCGCGCTTACCGCCTTCTGGATCGGCTTCATCGCCTCCGAATCCGCCTTCAACCTCAACAACGCGCTGCTGCCTTCGCTCGGCACACCGCAGCAGATCGGGCGGATCTCCGGCACGGCCACCGCCTTCGGCTACTGGGGCGGCGTGGCGTCCTTGTTCATCGTCCTGCTGTTCTTTGCCGAAAACGACAGCGGCAAGACCCTGATCGGACTCGCCCCCGCCTTCGGCCTCGATCCCGAGTGGCGCGAGGGCACTCGTTTCACCGGCCCGTTCATCGCGCTGTGGTTCGGCCTGTTCATGATCCCCTACTTCATCTGGAACCGCGAACCGCGCGTGCCGAAGAACCCGGACGCCACCGTGGGCCTCATGCTGAAGGACCTGAAAAGAAGCATCGTCAACATCTCCCGCCGACGCTCCTGCGCCAGTTTCCTCGTCAGTTCGATGTTCTACCGGGACGCGTTGACCGCGCTATACAGTTATGGCGGGATCTACGCGACGCTCGTGCTCGACTGGTCGATCATCCAGATCGGCGTCTTCGGCATAATCGCCGCAATCGCCGCCGCCGTCATCAGCTGGCTGGGCGGCATCGCCGACGAGCGCGTCGGCCCGAAGCCGGTGATCCGCTGGTGCATCTGGTCGCTGATCGTCGTCTGCACGATCATCGTCGGCATGTCGCGCGACCACCTCTTCATGATCCCGCTGCCCCCCGGCAGCGCCGTGCCGGATGTGGTCTTCTTCATCTGCGGGGCGGTGATCGGCGGGGCAGGCGGCGCGCTCTATTCCGCCTCGCGCTCGCTCATGGTGCGCCATACCGATCCCGCCCGCCCCGCCGAGGCGTTCGGCCTCTTCGCGCTGACCGGCAAGGCCACCGCTTTCCTTGCCCCCGCGCTGATCACGGTCAGCACACTTTGGACGCAATCCAATCAACTCGGGTTTCTGCCGGTGATCTTCCTCTTTCTTCTGGGACTGGCTCTGTTAGTCTGGGTGAAACCGGAAGGCGACACCCCCTGA
- the mepA gene encoding penicillin-insensitive murein endopeptidase, whose protein sequence is MIRKTLMLGLLALAACGNPTPRDISGEPLPQVAVDPVLSSKQAKQLFGAKRDASEQSSAPYGSYAKGCLAGGAQLPETGPTWQAMRLSRNRNWGHPELVDYIQDLSKKAAQQPGWKGLYIGDMSQPRGGPMLTGHASHQIGLDADIWMLPADDLNLSERARENISSISLRRSSGAYTNNNWTRAHHEIIKAAASDPRVARIFVFPGAKVKMCNDEKGDRAWLRKIRPWWGHHYHFHVRLSCPKGAVGCVDQAAPPPGDGCADAQQWVNNILNPPPPDPNAKPAPPKRELTLGDLPNACAAVLASN, encoded by the coding sequence ATGATCCGCAAGACCCTGATGCTCGGTCTGCTGGCGCTGGCCGCCTGTGGCAACCCGACACCCCGCGATATCTCTGGCGAACCTTTGCCGCAGGTCGCGGTCGATCCCGTGCTGTCCTCGAAGCAGGCAAAGCAGCTATTCGGCGCCAAGCGCGACGCCTCGGAGCAGTCGTCCGCTCCCTATGGGTCCTACGCGAAGGGCTGCCTCGCCGGTGGCGCGCAGCTTCCGGAAACCGGGCCGACATGGCAGGCGATGCGCCTCAGCCGCAATCGCAACTGGGGCCACCCCGAGCTGGTCGACTACATTCAGGACCTGTCGAAGAAGGCGGCGCAGCAACCCGGCTGGAAGGGCCTCTACATCGGCGACATGAGCCAGCCGCGCGGCGGCCCGATGCTGACCGGCCACGCCAGCCACCAGATCGGACTGGACGCCGACATCTGGATGCTGCCCGCCGACGACCTGAACCTCTCCGAACGCGCACGGGAAAACATCTCCTCGATATCGCTCCGCCGCTCCTCCGGCGCCTACACCAACAACAACTGGACCAGGGCGCACCACGAAATCATCAAGGCTGCGGCCTCCGATCCCCGCGTGGCGCGGATCTTCGTCTTCCCCGGCGCCAAGGTGAAGATGTGCAACGATGAAAAGGGCGACCGGGCCTGGCTGCGCAAGATCCGTCCGTGGTGGGGACATCACTACCACTTCCACGTCCGGCTCAGCTGCCCGAAGGGCGCCGTGGGCTGCGTGGATCAGGCCGCGCCGCCGCCGGGCGACGGCTGCGCCGACGCGCAGCAGTGGGTGAACAACATCCTCAACCCGCCGCCGCCGGACCCGAACGCAAAGCCCGCCCCGCCGAAGCGTGAACTGACGCTGGGCGACCTGCCCAACGCCTGCGCCGCCGTGCTCGCCTCCAACTGA
- a CDS encoding esterase-like activity of phytase family protein, whose protein sequence is MRMTFLRGLTVAAGLALAIGWAMAATPTPRMKYIGSLLWHEREHHQGGFSGLEVSDDGAAFTTITDRGMILHGTFRRQADGRLVGASVSSAQALRDPDGEAVIYAMADSEGLAEGPDGTAFVSFEGKHRVWAFPPDGPTYSLSDPTTFPKMQNNSGFEALAIDDKGRLYTLPERSGQLTRPFPVFRYDPQTGKWSQPFSVLRRGNFLPVGADFGPDGALYLLEREFTGIAFRSRVRRLTLQGDRVTHDETILATHALVHGNLEGISAWRDKTGAIRLTMVSDNNFNSFQRTEFVEYRVTD, encoded by the coding sequence ATGCGTATGACATTCCTGCGCGGCCTGACCGTGGCGGCGGGCCTTGCGCTGGCCATCGGCTGGGCAATGGCGGCAACCCCCACGCCGCGCATGAAATACATCGGAAGCCTGCTCTGGCATGAGCGAGAGCATCATCAGGGCGGCTTTTCCGGTCTTGAAGTGTCCGACGATGGCGCCGCCTTCACAACGATCACCGACCGAGGCATGATCCTGCACGGCACCTTCCGGCGGCAAGCGGACGGACGTCTGGTCGGGGCCTCGGTCAGTTCGGCACAGGCGCTGCGCGACCCGGACGGAGAGGCCGTGATCTACGCGATGGCCGATTCCGAGGGGCTCGCAGAAGGGCCCGACGGAACCGCCTTCGTTTCGTTCGAGGGGAAGCATCGCGTCTGGGCCTTTCCCCCCGACGGGCCGACCTACAGCCTTTCGGACCCTACGACATTCCCGAAAATGCAGAACAACTCCGGGTTCGAGGCGCTGGCGATCGACGACAAGGGCCGGCTTTACACCCTGCCCGAACGCTCCGGGCAACTCACCCGTCCCTTTCCCGTCTTCCGCTACGACCCGCAAACCGGGAAATGGAGCCAGCCGTTCTCCGTCCTTCGCCGGGGCAACTTCCTTCCGGTGGGCGCGGACTTTGGGCCGGACGGCGCGCTTTACCTCCTCGAACGAGAATTCACCGGCATCGCCTTCCGGTCCCGCGTGCGGCGGCTGACCCTGCAGGGCGACCGCGTGACCCACGACGAAACCATCCTGGCCACGCACGCGCTGGTGCACGGCAATCTCGAAGGCATCTCCGCCTGGCGCGACAAGACCGGCGCAATCCGGCTGACGATGGTCTCCGACAACAACTTCAACAGCTTCCAGCGCACCGAGTTCGTGGAGTACCGGGTCACCGACTGA
- a CDS encoding queuosine precursor transporter, with protein sequence MNRAYLPGILAMAAIVLASNILVQFLFGQWLTWGAFTYPLAFLVTDLMNRIYGAGPARKVVFAGFVVGVICSLIGTQVMLQGDGYTYPAVTLRIAIASGLAFLTAQLMDVAIFDRLREGRWWRAPLASTLVGSSLDTAIFFTVAFSGALTFIDPANDVAWANETLPLLGAGPIVPLWVSLAVADWLVKLTLALIALIPFRMIVTRVMQPA encoded by the coding sequence ATGAACCGCGCGTACCTTCCCGGCATCCTTGCCATGGCCGCCATCGTGCTGGCCTCCAACATCCTCGTCCAGTTCCTGTTCGGCCAGTGGCTGACCTGGGGCGCCTTCACCTATCCGCTGGCCTTTCTCGTCACCGACCTGATGAACCGCATCTACGGCGCGGGACCCGCCCGCAAGGTCGTCTTCGCAGGCTTCGTCGTCGGCGTGATCTGCTCGCTGATCGGCACGCAGGTCATGCTGCAGGGCGACGGCTACACCTACCCGGCGGTGACGCTGCGGATCGCGATTGCCTCCGGCCTCGCCTTCCTGACCGCGCAACTCATGGACGTGGCGATCTTCGACCGCCTGCGCGAAGGCCGCTGGTGGCGCGCCCCGCTGGCGTCCACGCTTGTCGGCTCTTCGCTCGACACGGCGATCTTCTTCACCGTCGCCTTCTCCGGCGCCCTCACCTTCATCGATCCGGCCAACGACGTGGCCTGGGCGAACGAGACGCTGCCGCTTCTGGGCGCAGGTCCCATCGTGCCGCTCTGGGTGTCGCTCGCCGTGGCCGACTGGCTGGTCAAGCTGACCCTCGCGCTGATCGCGCTGATCCCCTTCCGCATGATCGTCACCCGGGTCATGCAACCCGCCTGA
- the arfB gene encoding alternative ribosome rescue aminoacyl-tRNA hydrolase ArfB, which yields MLRITEQITIEDWELTEQFIRSSGPGGQNVNKVSTAVELRFEADRSPNLPGPVKARLRRIAGRRWTKEGAVVLQVDETRSQARNREIARDRLSELILEATRKPKRRIPTKPTLGSKKRRLAAKKQRGDVKAMRGKVDPET from the coding sequence ATGCTGCGCATCACCGAACAGATCACCATCGAGGACTGGGAACTGACCGAACAGTTCATCCGCTCCTCCGGCCCCGGCGGCCAGAACGTCAACAAGGTCTCGACCGCCGTCGAATTGCGGTTCGAGGCCGACCGCTCGCCCAACCTCCCCGGCCCGGTGAAGGCGCGCCTGCGTCGTATCGCCGGCCGTCGCTGGACAAAGGAAGGCGCCGTCGTGCTGCAGGTGGACGAAACCCGCAGCCAGGCCCGCAACCGTGAAATCGCCCGCGACCGCCTGTCCGAGCTGATCCTCGAAGCGACGCGCAAGCCGAAACGCCGCATCCCGACGAAACCCACGCTGGGCAGCAAGAAGCGCCGCCTCGCCGCCAAGAAGCAACGCGGCGACGTGAAGGCCATGCGCGGCAAGGTCGATCCCGAAACCTGA